A region of the Pseudarthrobacter phenanthrenivorans Sphe3 genome:
GGTACAGCAGTTCGTTCCAGTGGATGACGAAGAGGAAGATGGCGGCCGCGGCGATGGACGGCGCGGACAGCGGCAGGGCGATGGAAACGTAGGTCCGCCAGGGCCCCGTCCCGTCAATCGAGGATGCCTCGTAGAGTTCCTTGGGCAGGGTCCGCATGAACCCGCCCAGGATGAAGACGGCGATGGGCAGCGTGGACACGAGGTTCGCCACCACCAGGCCGGCCAGGCTGTCCAGCAGCCCCAGCCGTCCGAAGAGGACATACAGCGGCACCATGTTGGCCTGCGCCGGGATGGCCATACCCAGCACCAGGAAGCCGAAGATGGCCCAGGACATGAATCCACGGAGCCGGGACACGGCGTAGCCGGCAAGGCTGGCCAGGAACAGGGTGAGCGGCACCGAGATGGCGGTGACAATCACGCTGTTCATGAAGGACGAGCCAAGGTCCTGGCCGCCGATTACCTCGGCGTAGTTGGCGGGGGAGAGGGACTGCGGCAGGCTGAACGGGCCGGCGAACAGTTCCTGCGTGGACTTGAAGCTGCCGAACCCCACCACGGTCAGCGGAACGATGATGATGACCGCGTAGATCGCGAGGATTCCGCGGCGGGTTATTGACGCGAGCATGCTGTCATTCCCCCTTCGGGGTGAGGCGGAGCAGCCGGCGCTGCAGCCAGGTGACCAGGGCGATCATCGCCATGAAGATGATCGACTGGGCGGCGGCGTAGCCGAACTCCGAGTTGGCAAAGGTGCTGTAGATGCGGGTGGAGAGGATGTCCAGGGACTGCTTGGGCGGGTTGCCGGCGATGCCCAGGATCAGGTCGAAGGCCTTGAACGACTGCACCGTGGTGTAGGCCACCACTATGGACGTTGCCGGCGCGACGAACGGCCAGGTGATGGACTTGAACTGCTGCCACCTGTTGGCGCCGTCCATCTCCGCTGCCTCGTACAGTTCCCTGGGGATGGCCTGCAGGCCGGCGATGTACACCACCATCATCTGTCCGGCGTGGAACCA
Encoded here:
- a CDS encoding carbohydrate ABC transporter permease; this encodes MLASITRRGILAIYAVIIIVPLTVVGFGSFKSTQELFAGPFSLPQSLSPANYAEVIGGQDLGSSFMNSVIVTAISVPLTLFLASLAGYAVSRLRGFMSWAIFGFLVLGMAIPAQANMVPLYVLFGRLGLLDSLAGLVVANLVSTLPIAVFILGGFMRTLPKELYEASSIDGTGPWRTYVSIALPLSAPSIAAAAIFLFVIHWNELLYPLLFIQSPGNRTLPLALLSFQGEFQTDYPLLFAGVIMASLPVVVAYVFLQRYFVAGITAGASKG